The DNA window GACCTGACCGACCTGAGCCTCTTCGCGCTCGACTACCGGAGCCGCTCCGTCAACCTCTACTTCATGTGCAGGCCCGGCCACTTCTCCACCGGGCAGCTCGGGGACCTCCTCGGGGGCCTGGGCTTCGAACACCCGGGCGAGGAGCTGCTCGAGCACTGCACGCGGGCCGTGCCCATCTACTTCACCTTCCGGTGGGACCGGCCTCGCATCGAGCGCGTGTGCTTTGGCGTCATCGCGCCCGGGCCTGGCCAACTGCCGACGCACTTCCACCCCATCATCGGGCAGTTCGCGGCGGGGGTGCCCTTCGCGACCGAGCGGCGCAACTTCATCTACAGCGTGACGCTGTCGCGGGAAGAGACCTTCATCAAGGTCGAGAATGACTACAGCGGAACGATGACGGCCTTGATGCAGGTGTTTTGAAGACGCTGGGGCGCTGCCGCCATGGGGCAGTCGAGAGGAGCACCGGTATGGAATGGTCGCCAAATATCGAGACGCTGTACTCGAAGATTGTCGCGCAGGTGCCAATGGTGTTCCGGCCCATCGTCAAGCCCAAGCTCCGTGAGGCGGCCGAGGCGCAGAGCCGCCACCGGAACGAGAGCTGGGTGAGCGAGGCGGACCTCGTCGCGGCCCTCTTCGAAATCACGCCCAAGCAGTTCAAGGACGAGTGCGTGAAGATGGTGAAGGGCCTGGGCCTGGACGCCGCCCGATACGTGGACCTCAATGAGCTCCGCAATCAGTACAAGAAGTCCTGGGCGGAGTTCGGGGAGGCCTTCCATCCCGGCAACTACCACATCACGCTGTACGTGACGGACCGCTGCAATGAGCAGTGCAAGCACTGCGCAATCGACCTGTTCAAGCGGGACGACCTGCCCATCAAGGACTGGATCAACATCCAGGACAACCTGGAGGGCGCGCTGCGCAAGCAGGGGCGGCGTGGTGTGTACATCTACTTCGGTGGCGAGCCCACCGTGCGCAAGGACCTCAAGGACCTCATCGTCCACGCGGGGAAGAACAACTACTTCCATGCCCTGGCCACCAACGGGCTGCTCTTCAACGACGACTATGCGCGGTTCTGCGCCGACAATGGCATGAGCCATGTCTTCGTCAGCCTGGACAGCGCGGACCCCCAGAAGGCGGCGAAGATTCGCGGCGCCAAGCGGGCGGGGGACCTGGCGAGGCGCGCCATCGAGAACGCGCAGAAGTACGGGATGTTCGTCATCGTCAACTTCGTCGTGATGAAGCAGAACATCGACGAGATGGAGTCGATGAAGACGCTCATCGAGAGCTGGGGTGCGGCGCCCTACATGCGCGCGGTCATCAAGACCGGCACGGCGGCGCAGTACTGGAAGGAGGTCGGCCTGAGCCCGGAGGAGTACCGGCGCTTCTACGACTTCAAGTACCGCCACGCCATCGAGGCGGTGCGCAAGGGTCTGGGCTCCACGCTGCCCATCTTCGACATCTGGGACTGGACGCCCTTCATGGAGCAGCCTCGCACCGACGCGGAGCGGACGGCCATCGAGTGGGGCGTGGGCTGCCAGTCCTGCCGCACCATCTCCGGCGTGGACGTCAACGGCGACCTCTTCCCCTGCTACTACCCCACGCAGCTCAAGCTGGGGAGCCTCCTGACACAGCGGTTCGAGGACATCATGGAGACGCAGGTGTTCAAGGACATCCGCGACCGGAAGAAGACGAGCGGCAAGTGCACCTCGTGCGGCAATCGCCAGCTCTGTGGCGGCGGCTGCGGCGTCCACTCGGAATGCGAGACGGGGGACTTCTTCGCCTCCGTCCCGTATTGCTGGCACAAGGAATAGGGCTGGGGTGACGCCATGAGCCGCAAGCACGAGGTGGTCATTGTTGGAGGCGGACACAACGGCCTCACCGTGGCGTGTTATCTCGCGCGCGCCGGGGTGGATGTCTGTGTCCTGGAGTCCCTCCCGTACGTGGGCGGAGGAGTCATCTCCTCGCGCTCGGTGGTGCCCGGCTTCAAGGCGGATATCTGCTCCATCTGGCATGGCTTCATCCAGGCCAATCCGCTCCTGTTGGAGGACGAGCTCGGGCTGAAGTCGAAGTTCGGCCTGCGCTACCTCACGTCGGAGAACCAGTTCGGCGTGCTCTTCCCGGATGACTCGCACCTCAACATCTACCGGGACGTGGAGCGGACCTGTCAGTCCATCGCGAAGTTCTCCCAGAAGGACGCGGACGCCTACCGGCGCTTCCACGGCTGGGGTGAGCAGATGTTGGACATGCTGACGCAAGGCATGTTCAACCCGCCGCCGCCCTTCGGAGCCTTCGTCGCCGCGCTGGACCAGAGCCCCCCGGGCCGCGCGCTCCTGCGCTCGCTGATGATGAGCGCGCTGGACCTCTGCGACGAGTGGTTCGAGAGCGACGCGGTGAAGGTCGCGCTCACCAAGTTCTCCGCCCAGTCGGGCATCGCCCCGGGGACGCTGGGCTCGGGCATCGTCCTGTTCCTCTTCATTCCGCTGACGCACAAGTATGGCGGCGCCATTCCCATGGGCGGCTCGGGCGCGCTCAGCGAGGCGATGGAGCGTTGCCTGGCGCACCACGGCGGCACCGTCCTCACGGAGCGGACCGTCGAGCAGGTCCTCACCTCCGGAGGGCGCGCGTCCGGCGTGCGGCTGCGCGGCGGAGAGGAGATTCTCGCGACGAAGGCGGTGGTCTCCAACCTCCACGCGCGGCAACTGGCGGAGCTGGTGGACCCGAGCCTCCTCCCGACGGACTTCGTGGGCCAGCTTCGCCAGCTCAAGCGCTCCGAGTACGGCGCGGTGAGCCAGGGCTACGCGCTGCGCGAGGCGCCCCGGTACAAGGCCGGGGACGAGGTGAGCGACGCGCTCTTCGTCGAGTTCGCGCCGCTGCCCCTGGAGA is part of the Myxococcus landrumus genome and encodes:
- a CDS encoding radical SAM/SPASM domain-containing protein, producing MEWSPNIETLYSKIVAQVPMVFRPIVKPKLREAAEAQSRHRNESWVSEADLVAALFEITPKQFKDECVKMVKGLGLDAARYVDLNELRNQYKKSWAEFGEAFHPGNYHITLYVTDRCNEQCKHCAIDLFKRDDLPIKDWINIQDNLEGALRKQGRRGVYIYFGGEPTVRKDLKDLIVHAGKNNYFHALATNGLLFNDDYARFCADNGMSHVFVSLDSADPQKAAKIRGAKRAGDLARRAIENAQKYGMFVIVNFVVMKQNIDEMESMKTLIESWGAAPYMRAVIKTGTAAQYWKEVGLSPEEYRRFYDFKYRHAIEAVRKGLGSTLPIFDIWDWTPFMEQPRTDAERTAIEWGVGCQSCRTISGVDVNGDLFPCYYPTQLKLGSLLTQRFEDIMETQVFKDIRDRKKTSGKCTSCGNRQLCGGGCGVHSECETGDFFASVPYCWHKE
- a CDS encoding phytoene desaturase family protein; the protein is MSRKHEVVIVGGGHNGLTVACYLARAGVDVCVLESLPYVGGGVISSRSVVPGFKADICSIWHGFIQANPLLLEDELGLKSKFGLRYLTSENQFGVLFPDDSHLNIYRDVERTCQSIAKFSQKDADAYRRFHGWGEQMLDMLTQGMFNPPPPFGAFVAALDQSPPGRALLRSLMMSALDLCDEWFESDAVKVALTKFSAQSGIAPGTLGSGIVLFLFIPLTHKYGGAIPMGGSGALSEAMERCLAHHGGTVLTERTVEQVLTSGGRASGVRLRGGEEILATKAVVSNLHARQLAELVDPSLLPTDFVGQLRQLKRSEYGAVSQGYALREAPRYKAGDEVSDALFVEFAPLPLETFLRGFDELRYGRVRMDMPTVGCQTRLDPSRAPEGKHTLHLFHYAPFELAEGGAARWDEVRQEVANGILATLQQRTTNMGADNIIGRLVETPLDLSRRNPAMIAGDYNHIGMYLSQQLGNRYLPGWGYRTPVDGLWMCGPSCHPGGGVTGGGRAAVQPLMESLGVDFARAIRG